One window of Corynebacterium doosanense CAU 212 = DSM 45436 genomic DNA carries:
- a CDS encoding ABC transporter substrate-binding protein — MKRRLAAVALIPALFATACAADSVQNDSSDSSTISIGSQDYYSNEIVAEIYAQALEEAGFEVEREFRIGQREVYLPDVESGTIDLMPEYSGALLQYFDPETDARSADDVYDALVEKTPENLQVLDRAEANDQDAYVVRGDDPANSIADLADREGLVLGANSEITERPFGPDALERVYGVSVAFTPIEDSGGPLTVNALRGGDIDVANIYTGSPALAGEDLKVLDDPEHIFVASHVVPLASAELDPEAAEIINDISAKLSQEDMLSMNSASVNEQQNAATIASRWLADNA; from the coding sequence ATGAAACGCCGCCTAGCTGCCGTCGCCCTCATTCCCGCCCTGTTCGCCACCGCGTGCGCCGCGGACAGCGTCCAGAACGATTCCTCGGATTCCTCCACCATCTCCATCGGATCCCAGGACTACTACTCCAACGAGATCGTCGCCGAGATCTACGCCCAGGCCCTCGAGGAAGCCGGTTTCGAGGTGGAGCGTGAGTTTCGCATTGGCCAGCGCGAGGTCTACCTCCCGGACGTCGAATCCGGCACGATCGACCTCATGCCCGAGTACAGCGGCGCGCTGCTGCAGTACTTCGACCCCGAGACCGACGCCCGCAGCGCCGACGACGTCTACGACGCGCTCGTCGAGAAGACCCCCGAGAACCTCCAGGTCCTGGACCGGGCGGAGGCCAATGACCAGGACGCCTACGTCGTGCGCGGGGACGACCCCGCCAACTCCATCGCCGATCTCGCCGACCGCGAGGGCCTGGTCCTCGGCGCCAACTCCGAGATCACCGAGCGCCCCTTCGGCCCCGACGCCCTCGAGCGTGTCTACGGCGTGAGTGTCGCCTTCACCCCGATCGAGGATTCCGGCGGGCCGCTGACGGTCAACGCCCTGCGTGGCGGGGACATCGACGTGGCCAACATCTACACCGGCTCCCCGGCGCTGGCGGGCGAGGACCTCAAGGTGCTCGACGATCCCGAGCACATCTTCGTCGCCTCCCACGTCGTGCCGCTCGCGTCCGCCGAGCTCGACCCGGAGGCCGCCGAGATCATCAACGACATCTCGGCCAAGCTCTCCCAGGAGGACATGCTGTCCATGAACTCCGCCTCGGTGAACGAGCAGCAGAACGCCGCCACCATCGCGTCCCGCTGGCTGGCGGACAACGCCTAA
- a CDS encoding ABC transporter ATP-binding protein, giving the protein MSITFDNVTKRFGDTEAVSAVSFEIPSRTTAVLLGSSGCGKTTLMRMVNRMVDPTSGRVLIDDLNVADKDPVELRRSIGYVMQSGGLMPHWTVADNIATVDRLQGADKATARARAAELLEIVGLDAAMASRYPAELSGGQRQRVGVARALAPDPNILLMDEPFGAVDPIQRRLLQDELLRIQRELNKTILFVTHDVDEALMLGDEVIVLRPGARIAQRGTPAQLVDKPADDFVAGFIGSRGNLRLDGSVVYDDSGRVVGKLSS; this is encoded by the coding sequence ATGTCCATCACCTTCGACAACGTCACCAAACGCTTCGGCGACACCGAGGCCGTCTCCGCGGTCTCCTTCGAGATCCCCTCGCGCACCACCGCGGTCCTGCTGGGTTCCTCCGGCTGCGGCAAGACCACCCTCATGCGCATGGTCAACCGCATGGTCGATCCCACCAGCGGACGGGTGCTTATCGACGATCTCAACGTGGCCGACAAGGATCCGGTGGAACTTCGGCGGAGCATCGGTTACGTCATGCAGTCCGGCGGCCTGATGCCGCACTGGACGGTCGCCGACAACATCGCGACCGTCGACCGGCTGCAGGGCGCCGACAAGGCCACCGCCCGGGCCCGGGCGGCAGAGCTTTTGGAGATCGTCGGCCTCGACGCCGCCATGGCCTCGCGCTACCCGGCGGAACTCTCCGGCGGCCAGCGCCAGCGTGTCGGTGTGGCCCGCGCGCTCGCGCCCGATCCCAACATCCTGCTCATGGACGAGCCTTTCGGCGCCGTCGACCCCATCCAGCGTCGCCTGCTGCAGGACGAGCTGCTGCGCATCCAGCGGGAGCTGAACAAGACCATCCTCTTTGTCACCCACGACGTCGACGAGGCGCTCATGCTTGGCGACGAGGTCATCGTCCTGCGACCGGGCGCGCGTATCGCCCAGCGGGGAACGCCTGCACAGCTCGTCGATAAGCCCGCCGACGACTTCGTTGCCGGGTTCATCGGCTCCCGCGGCAATCTCCGCCTCGACGGCTCCGTGGTCTACGACGACTCCGGGAGGGTCGTCGGAAAACTCTCCTCATGA
- a CDS encoding ABC transporter permease, producing MTWLRNNLGLVAELTWAHLWLVIPAVLAAVLIAVPVAYLAVRQPRGGQPVLSVLTLLYAVPSLPLIVVIPAIFGTGLRSNATIVIALTAYGIALLVRSASDAFAAVDADTRLSARAVGFNRRQMFTKVDLPLAIPVIVSGVRVVAVSTISLATIGALVGISSLGSLITDGFTRAIVIEVLAGIVMTVVLAVVVDLIIVAVGRMLTPWEARR from the coding sequence ATGACGTGGCTGCGCAACAACCTCGGCCTCGTCGCCGAGCTGACCTGGGCGCACCTGTGGCTGGTCATCCCCGCGGTCCTGGCCGCCGTGCTCATCGCCGTGCCGGTGGCGTACCTCGCCGTGCGCCAGCCCCGCGGTGGACAGCCTGTCCTGTCGGTGCTGACGCTGCTCTACGCCGTGCCGTCGCTGCCGCTGATCGTGGTCATCCCCGCGATCTTCGGCACGGGGCTGCGCTCCAACGCGACCATCGTCATCGCCCTGACCGCGTACGGGATCGCGCTCCTGGTGCGCTCCGCCAGTGACGCGTTCGCGGCCGTCGACGCCGACACCCGGCTCAGTGCCCGGGCGGTCGGATTCAACCGTCGACAGATGTTCACCAAGGTGGACCTGCCGCTGGCCATCCCCGTCATCGTCTCCGGCGTGCGGGTCGTCGCCGTGTCCACCATCTCGCTGGCCACCATCGGCGCCCTGGTGGGCATCTCCTCGCTGGGATCACTCATCACGGACGGGTTCACCCGCGCCATCGTCATCGAGGTGCTGGCCGGCATCGTCATGACCGTGGTGCTCGCCGTGGTCGTCGACCTCATCATCGTCGCCGTCGGGCGCATGCTCACCCCGTGGGAGGCCAGGCGATGA
- a CDS encoding ABC transporter permease yields MNTLTEVGRWLTDPENWTGGGGIGDRLVEHLGVSAMAVAIAFLLAFPVGVIVGHSRRGAGVVAGSVGAMRAIPSIGIITLFGLLIGIGLVAPVIALVLLAIPSLLAGTYAGIEAVDPATVDAARAVGMTERQIVTKVELPLAAPVIIGGLRSAVLQVVSTTTLAAYTADVGLGRILFTGLKSNNYVLTLSAAILVIALAVLIELILAWGNKRAARSVRKV; encoded by the coding sequence ATGAACACCCTGACAGAAGTGGGCCGGTGGCTCACCGACCCGGAGAACTGGACCGGTGGCGGCGGCATCGGGGACCGCCTCGTCGAGCACCTCGGGGTGAGCGCGATGGCCGTGGCCATCGCCTTCCTCCTCGCGTTCCCCGTCGGCGTGATCGTCGGCCATTCGCGGCGCGGGGCCGGCGTGGTCGCCGGCTCCGTGGGGGCGATGCGCGCCATCCCGTCGATCGGCATCATCACGCTGTTCGGCCTGCTCATCGGCATCGGGCTCGTGGCCCCGGTCATCGCGCTTGTCCTGCTCGCCATCCCCTCGTTGCTGGCCGGCACCTACGCCGGAATCGAGGCGGTGGACCCGGCGACGGTCGACGCCGCGCGTGCCGTGGGCATGACGGAGCGGCAGATCGTCACCAAGGTGGAGCTGCCGCTCGCGGCCCCGGTCATCATCGGCGGGCTGCGCTCGGCGGTGCTGCAGGTGGTCTCCACCACGACGCTGGCGGCCTACACCGCGGACGTCGGTCTGGGGCGGATTCTCTTCACCGGACTGAAGTCCAACAACTACGTGCTCACCCTCTCGGCGGCCATTCTTGTCATCGCGCTGGCCGTTCTCATCGAGCTGATTCTGGCGTGGGGGAACAAACGGGCCGCCCGTTCCGTTAGAAAGGTGTAG
- a CDS encoding Bax inhibitor-1/YccA family protein: protein MRTNNPVLNNLPAASQGANTYEQQNLNNPYGAPAQPEAPQQRTDRPMTVDDVVTKTGITLAVIVVFAIANFALAQVNPGLAMLLTLVGGIAGFLTVLVHAFSARSRGPVITLIYAVFEGLFVGGISLIFSGALVGGADAGSMIGQAVLGTIGVFLGMLFVYKTGAIRVTPKFTRFLTAAIIGVVVLALGNLVMALVFGMNPLRDGGPLAIVFSIVCIGLAALSFLQDFDMADKMIRANAPSKMAWTVALGLAVTLVWLYTEILRLLSYFRN, encoded by the coding sequence ATGAGAACCAACAACCCGGTACTGAATAACCTGCCGGCCGCCTCCCAGGGCGCCAACACCTACGAGCAGCAGAATCTCAACAACCCTTACGGTGCCCCGGCCCAGCCGGAGGCGCCGCAGCAGCGCACCGACCGCCCGATGACCGTCGACGACGTGGTCACCAAGACCGGCATCACGCTGGCCGTCATCGTCGTGTTCGCCATCGCCAACTTTGCGCTCGCGCAGGTCAACCCCGGCCTCGCCATGCTGCTCACCCTCGTCGGCGGTATCGCCGGCTTCCTCACCGTCCTCGTGCACGCCTTCAGCGCCCGCTCCCGCGGCCCGGTGATCACCCTGATCTACGCCGTGTTCGAGGGCCTGTTCGTCGGCGGCATCTCGCTGATCTTCTCCGGCGCCCTCGTCGGCGGCGCCGACGCCGGCTCCATGATCGGTCAGGCTGTCCTCGGCACCATCGGCGTCTTCCTGGGCATGCTCTTCGTCTACAAGACCGGTGCCATCCGCGTCACCCCGAAGTTCACGCGCTTCCTCACCGCCGCCATCATCGGCGTCGTGGTCCTCGCGCTGGGTAACCTCGTCATGGCCCTGGTCTTCGGCATGAACCCGCTTCGCGACGGCGGCCCGCTCGCCATCGTCTTCTCCATCGTCTGCATCGGCCTCGCAGCCCTGAGCTTCCTGCAGGACTTCGACATGGCGGACAAGATGATCCGCGCCAACGCACCCTCGAAGATGGCCTGGACCGTCGCCCTCGGCCTCGCCGTCACCCTCGTCTGGCTCTACACCGAGATCCTGCGTCTGCTGAGCTACTTCCGCAACTAA
- a CDS encoding arsenic resistance protein — MPALLERHQVVLYLVALVVGGALGLTVPAVGAPAEAAITPVLTALLYVTFLAVPLVEAARSLADLKFLATLAGVNFLLAPAVAWLVTRPVEADGVLLVGLLLVLLAPCVDYVIVFTRLAGGAATRLLAAAPLLLLGQMIALPLYLHLFAGAGDIVAPGPFVDALVWLILLPLGAAVLTQLLRAHRIMAAADALMVPLMMLTLATVVASQIGGVGAQWGRVAAVVPVAAVFAVVMAAVGAVVSRAAGIDVPGRRAVTFSGATRNSLVVLPLALTLPAGYELAPLVVVTQTLTELLLMVAFVRVIPRLVGAKNSRPDMGRERERAA; from the coding sequence GTGCCCGCTCTCCTCGAACGCCACCAGGTAGTCCTCTACCTGGTGGCGTTGGTCGTCGGCGGTGCCCTGGGCCTCACCGTCCCCGCCGTCGGCGCTCCCGCCGAAGCCGCCATTACCCCGGTGCTGACGGCGCTGCTCTACGTCACGTTCCTCGCCGTCCCGCTCGTCGAGGCGGCGAGGTCACTCGCCGACCTGAAGTTCCTGGCCACGCTCGCCGGGGTGAACTTCCTCCTTGCCCCCGCGGTGGCGTGGCTGGTGACCCGCCCCGTCGAGGCGGACGGGGTGCTGCTCGTCGGCCTGCTGCTGGTCCTGCTGGCCCCGTGTGTGGACTACGTCATCGTGTTCACCCGCCTGGCCGGGGGAGCGGCGACCCGCCTGCTGGCGGCGGCCCCGTTGCTGCTGCTGGGCCAGATGATCGCCCTGCCGCTCTACCTCCACCTCTTCGCTGGGGCGGGGGACATCGTTGCGCCGGGGCCCTTCGTGGACGCGCTGGTGTGGCTGATCCTTCTGCCGCTGGGCGCCGCGGTGCTCACGCAGCTGCTTCGCGCCCACCGGATCATGGCCGCGGCGGACGCGCTCATGGTCCCGCTGATGATGCTCACGCTCGCCACCGTGGTCGCCTCCCAGATCGGGGGAGTCGGCGCCCAGTGGGGGAGGGTGGCTGCCGTCGTCCCGGTGGCTGCGGTGTTCGCCGTGGTCATGGCCGCCGTCGGCGCGGTGGTCTCACGCGCGGCGGGGATCGACGTCCCCGGTCGTCGCGCGGTGACGTTCAGCGGGGCGACCCGCAACTCACTCGTCGTGCTGCCCCTCGCGCTGACCCTCCCGGCCGGATACGAGCTGGCCCCGCTCGTGGTGGTCACCCAGACGCTCACCGAGCTGCTGCTCATGGTGGCGTTCGTGCGGGTGATCCCCCGGCTGGTGGGCGCAAAAAACTCCCGCCCCGACATGGGGCGGGAGCGGGAGAGAGCTGCCTAG
- the greA gene encoding transcription elongation factor GreA, which produces MADIKKQYITPEMKAKLENELQELIDHRPAVAAEINERREEGDLKENAGYDAAREQQDQEEARIKQISEVLANSTTERTGVVEGVANVGSVVHVYYNGDKSQKETFLIGTRAAATDNADLETYSEQSPLGAAVLGASEGETRSYDAPSGKSISVTIVSAAPYDSQKAATPRA; this is translated from the coding sequence ATGGCTGACATCAAGAAGCAGTACATCACCCCGGAAATGAAGGCCAAGCTCGAGAACGAGCTGCAGGAGCTCATCGACCACCGCCCCGCCGTCGCCGCCGAGATCAACGAGCGACGCGAGGAGGGCGACCTCAAGGAGAACGCCGGCTACGACGCCGCGCGCGAGCAGCAGGACCAGGAGGAGGCGCGCATCAAGCAGATCTCCGAGGTGCTGGCCAACTCCACGACCGAGCGCACCGGTGTCGTCGAGGGTGTCGCCAACGTCGGCTCCGTCGTCCACGTGTACTACAACGGCGACAAGTCCCAGAAGGAGACCTTCCTCATCGGCACCCGCGCCGCCGCGACGGACAACGCCGACCTGGAGACCTACTCCGAGCAGTCCCCGCTCGGTGCCGCGGTGCTCGGCGCGTCCGAGGGCGAGACCCGCTCCTACGACGCTCCCAGCGGAAAGAGCATTTCCGTCACGATCGTCTCCGCCGCCCCGTACGATTCCCAGAAAGCCGCCACCCCGCGGGCATAA
- a CDS encoding DUF4307 domain-containing protein has product MPSPSTSRPASRYGSPDDGQAGNGITAKVIAVIMVLALIVGVVFLVRYVQNRSTVPVEISMVSYERQSDDVMRVWVDITRAEVEEPSYCIVTALNYEMAEVGRREVILPPGGDSISRIAVDVPTREYSVSGGVYGCSEKIPPYMDVDNPVYTF; this is encoded by the coding sequence ATGCCCTCCCCCAGCACCTCCCGCCCCGCCTCCCGCTACGGCTCCCCCGACGACGGGCAGGCGGGCAACGGGATCACCGCCAAGGTCATCGCCGTGATCATGGTCCTGGCGCTGATCGTGGGCGTGGTCTTCCTGGTCCGGTACGTGCAGAACCGCTCCACCGTTCCGGTGGAGATCTCCATGGTCAGCTATGAGCGGCAGTCCGACGACGTCATGCGAGTGTGGGTGGACATCACCCGCGCCGAGGTGGAGGAGCCCTCCTACTGCATCGTCACCGCGTTGAATTACGAGATGGCTGAAGTCGGCCGTCGAGAAGTGATTCTTCCCCCCGGAGGGGACTCCATCAGCCGCATCGCCGTGGACGTCCCCACCCGGGAGTACTCGGTATCGGGCGGAGTGTACGGCTGCTCGGAGAAAATTCCGCCGTACATGGACGTGGACAACCCCGTCTACACGTTCTGA
- the mca gene encoding mycothiol conjugate amidase Mca: MAIHAHPDDESSKGAATMAKYAAEGHEVLVVTCTGGERGSILNPAMDRPGILENMNAVRQEEMARAIEALGVDHVWLGYVDSGLPEGDPLPPLPEGCFALADTEEITRNLVKLIRQQRPHVIITYDENGGYPHPDHLKVHEVSMLAWERAGDADYAPELGEPWEPLKLYYSHGFVFQRMELLHEDLVAAGLTSPYAPMLERWRKNPADIMARVTTQIDAADYFAQREAALRAHATQIDPAGAFLASSVETQQRLWPTEEFELAKTRVSTSMPETDLFAGLDTLEEK, from the coding sequence ATGGCCATCCACGCCCACCCGGACGATGAGTCGTCCAAGGGAGCGGCGACGATGGCGAAGTACGCCGCCGAGGGCCACGAGGTCCTCGTGGTCACCTGCACCGGCGGCGAGCGGGGTTCGATCCTCAACCCGGCGATGGACCGCCCCGGCATCCTGGAGAACATGAACGCCGTGCGCCAGGAGGAGATGGCCCGGGCGATCGAGGCCCTGGGCGTGGACCACGTCTGGCTGGGTTACGTTGATTCCGGCCTGCCGGAGGGTGACCCGCTGCCGCCGCTTCCCGAGGGCTGCTTCGCGCTCGCCGACACCGAGGAGATCACCCGCAACCTGGTCAAGCTCATCCGCCAGCAGCGCCCGCACGTGATCATCACCTACGACGAGAACGGCGGCTACCCGCACCCGGATCACCTCAAGGTGCACGAGGTGTCCATGCTCGCCTGGGAGCGCGCCGGCGACGCCGACTACGCGCCGGAGCTCGGGGAGCCCTGGGAGCCGCTGAAGCTCTACTACTCGCACGGCTTTGTCTTCCAGCGCATGGAGCTGCTGCACGAGGACCTCGTCGCCGCGGGGCTGACCAGCCCCTATGCCCCGATGCTCGAGCGCTGGCGTAAGAACCCGGCGGACATCATGGCCCGGGTGACCACGCAGATCGACGCCGCCGACTACTTCGCCCAGCGCGAAGCCGCGTTGCGCGCACACGCCACGCAGATCGACCCCGCCGGCGCGTTCCTGGCCAGCTCCGTGGAGACGCAGCAGCGCCTGTGGCCCACCGAGGAGTTCGAGCTGGCCAAGACCCGGGTCTCCACCTCCATGCCGGAAACCGACCTGTTTGCCGGACTCGACACACTGGAAGAGAAGTAA
- a CDS encoding isoprenyl transferase, which translates to MKVFPRLLYPLYEARLKREIVGATQPKHIAVIVDGNRRWAKEAGFTNISHGHRIGAQKVAELVSWCEDTEVEVVTVYLLSTENLSRSSDEIGLLFDIISGVVSELSEGDSDCRIRLVGSLELLPPDIARKMSEAAEKTSGNGGVEVNIAVGYGGRQEIVDAARAVVRGEIAAGTAPEELAEKITVDSLSHHLYTRGQPDPDLVIRTSGEQRLSGFLLWQAAYSEIWFTETYWPAFRKIDLLRAIRDYSQRTRRFGK; encoded by the coding sequence GTGAAAGTATTTCCGCGACTGCTGTACCCGCTCTATGAGGCGCGCCTCAAGCGGGAGATCGTCGGGGCCACGCAGCCGAAGCACATCGCCGTCATCGTCGACGGCAACCGGCGGTGGGCCAAGGAGGCGGGCTTCACCAACATCAGCCACGGCCACCGCATCGGGGCGCAAAAGGTCGCCGAGCTGGTGTCCTGGTGCGAGGACACCGAGGTCGAGGTCGTCACCGTCTACCTGCTGTCCACGGAGAACCTCTCACGTTCCTCCGATGAGATCGGCCTGCTCTTCGACATCATCTCCGGCGTCGTCTCCGAGCTGTCCGAGGGGGACAGCGACTGCCGGATCCGGCTGGTGGGAAGCCTGGAGCTGCTGCCGCCGGACATCGCCCGGAAGATGAGCGAGGCAGCGGAGAAGACGTCGGGCAACGGCGGCGTCGAGGTGAACATCGCCGTCGGCTACGGCGGCCGGCAGGAGATCGTCGACGCGGCCCGGGCCGTCGTGCGCGGGGAGATCGCCGCGGGGACCGCGCCGGAGGAGCTGGCCGAGAAGATCACGGTCGACTCGCTCTCGCACCACCTCTACACCCGCGGCCAGCCCGACCCTGACCTGGTGATCCGCACCTCCGGCGAGCAGCGGCTGTCCGGGTTCCTGCTGTGGCAGGCGGCGTACTCGGAGATCTGGTTCACGGAGACGTACTGGCCGGCCTTCCGCAAGATCGACCTCCTGCGTGCGATCCGCGACTACTCGCAGCGCACCCGGCGGTTCGGGAAGTAG
- the coaA gene encoding type I pantothenate kinase, with product MARSSDSTPYISFSRDEWRHLRNSMPQVLTEDEVITLRGIGENIDLDEVADVYLPLSRLIHLQVQARQQLTKATETFLGGNPGHVPFVIGVAGSVAVGKSTTARLLQVLLQRWDTHPRVDLVTTDGFLYSSAELKKRQLMPRKGFPESYDRRSLLRFVTDVKSGRPSVEAPVYSHFSYDIVPGEYQKVEHPDILIIEGLNVLQTGPTLVVSDLFDFSIYVDAATPVIENWYIERFLKLRKTAFRRPGAHFARFAEIDDQEATRIAREIWQSINLPNLVENIAPTKVRASLVLRKGADHLVERVQMRKI from the coding sequence ATGGCCCGCTCCAGCGACTCCACGCCTTACATCAGTTTCTCCCGCGACGAGTGGCGCCACCTGCGTAACTCCATGCCCCAGGTGCTCACCGAGGACGAGGTGATCACGCTGCGCGGCATCGGGGAGAACATCGACCTCGACGAGGTCGCGGACGTCTACCTGCCGCTCTCGCGCCTCATCCACCTCCAGGTCCAGGCCCGCCAGCAGCTCACCAAGGCAACGGAAACCTTCCTCGGGGGCAACCCGGGACACGTGCCGTTTGTCATCGGCGTGGCCGGGTCCGTGGCGGTGGGAAAGTCCACCACCGCACGTCTGCTCCAGGTCCTCCTCCAGCGCTGGGACACCCACCCCCGGGTAGACCTGGTGACCACCGACGGTTTCCTCTACTCCAGCGCGGAGCTGAAGAAACGCCAGCTCATGCCCCGCAAGGGTTTCCCCGAGTCCTACGACCGCCGCTCGCTGCTGCGTTTTGTCACCGACGTGAAGTCGGGCCGACCCTCGGTGGAGGCGCCGGTGTACTCGCACTTCTCCTACGACATCGTGCCGGGCGAGTACCAGAAGGTCGAGCACCCGGACATCCTCATCATCGAGGGTCTCAACGTCCTGCAGACGGGTCCGACGCTGGTGGTGTCGGATCTCTTCGACTTCTCCATCTACGTCGACGCGGCGACCCCGGTGATTGAGAACTGGTACATCGAAAGGTTCCTCAAGCTGCGTAAGACCGCTTTTCGACGCCCCGGCGCCCACTTCGCCCGCTTCGCCGAGATCGACGACCAGGAGGCGACGCGTATCGCCAGGGAGATCTGGCAGTCCATCAACCTGCCCAACCTGGTGGAGAACATCGCACCCACGAAGGTGCGGGCGTCACTGGTGCTGCGCAAGGGCGCCGATCACCTCGTTGAGCGTGTGCAGATGCGCAAGATCTGA
- the glyA gene encoding serine hydroxymethyltransferase, producing the protein MTSSFNQPLAEFDPDVAAAMSAELSRQRDTLEMIASENFVPRAVLQAQGSVLTNKYAEGYPGRRYYGGCEHVDVIEDLARDRAKSLFGAEYANVQPHSGAQANAAVLHALIKPGDKIMGLSLAHGGHLTHGMKINFSGRLYDVVAYEVDPETMRIDMDKVREIALRERPQVIIAGWSAYPRTLDFAAFRAIADEVGAYLWTDMAHFAGLVAADLHPSPVPHSDVVSTTIHKTLGGPRSGMILARDEYAKKLNSAVFPGQQGGPLMHVIAAKAVALKIAGSEEFRERQERVLEGARIVAERLTAQDTKAAGVDVLTGGTDVHLVLADLRNSQLDGQQAEDLLHEVGITVNRNAVPFDPRPPAVSSGLRIGTAALATRGFDAAAFTETADIIGTALAQGSGGDVAALRARVDKLAVDFPLYEGLEDQKLI; encoded by the coding sequence ATGACTTCCTCCTTCAACCAGCCCCTCGCGGAATTTGATCCGGATGTCGCCGCGGCGATGTCCGCCGAGCTGTCCCGCCAGCGCGACACCCTGGAGATGATTGCCTCGGAGAACTTCGTTCCCCGCGCGGTGCTCCAGGCGCAGGGCTCCGTGCTCACCAACAAGTACGCGGAGGGTTACCCGGGGCGTCGTTACTACGGCGGCTGCGAGCACGTCGACGTCATCGAGGACCTCGCCCGCGACCGCGCGAAGTCGCTGTTCGGTGCCGAGTACGCCAACGTCCAGCCGCACTCCGGCGCGCAGGCGAACGCGGCGGTGCTGCATGCGCTCATCAAGCCGGGCGACAAGATCATGGGTCTGTCCCTGGCCCACGGTGGCCACCTCACCCACGGCATGAAGATCAACTTCTCCGGCCGCCTCTACGACGTCGTGGCCTACGAGGTCGACCCGGAGACCATGCGTATCGACATGGATAAGGTCCGCGAAATCGCGCTCCGCGAGCGCCCGCAGGTCATCATCGCCGGCTGGTCCGCATACCCGCGCACGCTGGACTTCGCGGCGTTCCGCGCCATCGCCGACGAGGTCGGCGCCTACCTGTGGACCGACATGGCCCACTTCGCCGGCCTGGTCGCCGCGGACCTGCACCCCTCTCCGGTCCCGCATTCCGACGTCGTCTCCACCACCATCCACAAGACCCTGGGCGGCCCGCGTTCCGGCATGATCCTCGCCCGCGACGAGTACGCCAAGAAACTCAACTCCGCCGTCTTCCCGGGTCAGCAGGGTGGCCCGCTCATGCATGTCATCGCCGCCAAGGCCGTGGCGCTGAAGATCGCCGGCTCCGAGGAGTTCCGCGAGCGTCAGGAGCGGGTGCTCGAGGGCGCCCGCATCGTGGCCGAGCGCCTCACCGCGCAGGACACCAAGGCCGCGGGCGTGGACGTGCTCACCGGCGGAACCGACGTGCACCTGGTCCTCGCTGACCTGCGTAACTCGCAGCTCGACGGCCAGCAGGCCGAGGACCTCCTCCACGAGGTGGGCATCACCGTCAACCGCAACGCCGTGCCCTTCGACCCCCGCCCGCCGGCAGTCTCCTCGGGCCTGCGCATCGGCACCGCCGCGCTGGCCACCCGTGGCTTCGACGCCGCCGCGTTCACGGAGACCGCCGACATCATCGGCACCGCCCTCGCGCAGGGCTCCGGTGGGGATGTCGCGGCGCTGCGTGCCCGCGTGGACAAGCTGGCCGTGGACTTCCCGCTGTACGAGGGCCTCGAGGATCAGAAGCTGATCTAG
- a CDS encoding TetR/AcrR family transcriptional regulator, translating to MSRRRLSTHERRAAILAAAETHFTGQSYPDVSVAAIAADSGSSQALVFHYFATKSGLFTALIDAHLTHLRETHLAALAALTPGQPVRQRVEAILLAHLNAVAATPLLIAGPGEPEPARDARLRADNELAELLAAETGIHDFARHRWAVTGIVGFLGRAAAEWATAGCPAEERHPLVEATLGALEGALGDWQV from the coding sequence ATGTCACGCAGACGCCTGAGCACCCACGAGCGCCGCGCCGCCATCCTCGCCGCCGCCGAGACGCATTTCACCGGCCAGTCCTACCCGGACGTGTCCGTCGCCGCCATCGCCGCCGACTCCGGCAGCTCGCAGGCGCTCGTCTTCCACTACTTCGCCACCAAATCCGGCCTGTTCACGGCGCTTATCGACGCCCACCTCACGCACCTGCGAGAAACACACCTCGCCGCCCTCGCAGCATTGACCCCCGGCCAACCGGTACGCCAACGTGTCGAGGCGATCCTGCTCGCTCACCTCAACGCCGTGGCCGCCACTCCCCTGCTCATCGCCGGACCCGGCGAACCGGAGCCGGCCCGCGACGCCCGCCTGCGCGCGGACAATGAGCTGGCCGAGCTCCTCGCCGCGGAGACCGGTATCCACGACTTTGCCCGCCACCGCTGGGCGGTGACGGGCATTGTTGGTTTCCTGGGGCGCGCCGCCGCCGAGTGGGCGACGGCGGGCTGCCCCGCGGAGGAGCGCCACCCCCTCGTCGAGGCGACGCTCGGCGCGCTCGAGGGCGCGCTGGGCGACTGGCAGGTCTAG